The Gossypium hirsutum isolate 1008001.06 chromosome A03, Gossypium_hirsutum_v2.1, whole genome shotgun sequence genome contains the following window.
TTATATTGGCTTACTTGCATGCATACGTATAAAGGATATTTCTCAATTCCCAAGTTtcttgtataaattttatttcaattgcaTTAATATGTAAGGGTAACAATAACCATTTTCATAGTTTTCGGTTTGCAGATAGGAAAATCTAGGATCAAACTCATTTCATGTAAATTATTATCATGTTAAGAGTAAATCATTCTGTTGTGAAAGTAATTCAATATAATTGTAACATGTTTGCAGCTAAAAGATAAATCCTAATCCAGACTGTACAAATCAGCAAATACAGAATATAAGGTGTAGCTCTCTTACTCTTCTTCAATCCTGCTGGCTTTGCTAGCAAAAGAGAATTCATAAACGCACCAACATTGTCACGCAAAAACTCCTCTGACAAACTCACCTATACCACAGGTGAAAAGTTTCATGACCTCACTTTCAGCAATAAAATTCTTAAACCACGAGATTATGTTCTTAAGTAAGATATGTTACCTTTCCAATTCCAACATGCACAATAGATGTCTTGTCCATTCTGAATTTTACTTGACCCTGTTTAGCTTCTTTGACTGCCTTGGTGACATCTTTGGTTACAGTACCTTGCTATACAAGTAGTCATGAGGGTAAACAAGTCAAATAGATTTTTTGAATTGCAATTAACATATGCAAGTAGGATCGGGAGTGGTGTTTCCACTTGGCAATGcactaacaaaaataaatataagatgATACTTACTTTGGGATTTGGCATCAGACCATGCTGATTCAGAATTTTTGATATCTGCAAGACGTAAAAACACATATCGATTGAATCAAATGATGATAACTAGTGACACTATTTAAAAAGGCATCTGAAATCAAGAACCTTATAAAGACGTTTCATGAAACTATGCGTTGAGAAACATCTGTCAAAGTCAACCTTGCCCGTGCCTGCAAGGATACAAGCTCGGGTTCAGACTgaaatcataatttattttagAGATATGTCAAAGGAAGTACTGACTCCACCTTCCATCTATTCGAGCTAAAGAAACAAAGGGAAtgtgaaagcaaaaaaaaaaaaaacactaaaggGCATAAACCCTATCAGAGGTGATATAACAGCAATTAACTTAGACAAGGAAGCACTGGAACTAAGTAGATATAGAAAACAATATGACAAGAGGGGTTTAATACTTGCAATTTCCTCGATAAGATCAACACCACCAACAATATCAGCTCCAGCAGCTCTAGCGTCATCAGCATCCGCTCCTTCAGCAAAGACAGCTACTTTGACTTCCTGAAATGTCAAATGTAGTATTGTTAACAGATGAGAAAACATGTTAGTTCAGCTTACAGAAAAAAGTTCTGAATACCTTCTTAGCACCATGAGGAAGTGCCATTGTCCCACGAACAATCTGCATTCCAGTCAAAAGAGCAGTGAGCATCCAAAATAACCCTCTTACAAACAAATATAGGAACCAAAAGCCGTAATTACTTCAAAAGAATGTCGAAATAGAACATCAGTAACAGAGACCTTCTAAAATTCTTCCCTTAACCACATTTGGcattgccatatatatatatatggagaaTTGTAATCTAAGAAGCATTAACCACTGGGAAACAAGTTTTTGAAGCCTTTGTGCTAGATTCATCATAATAGAGATAGATATACGAGAttaatcttaaatataaaataagaaatcAAACAGACTGAAATGCATACCAGCTCGGATCGCTTTTGGTCGATACCCAACCGGACATGAGCTTCAACGGTCTCATCGAAATTCGCCTTGGCATTCCCCTGAACAAATTACCAGAAGCAATGTGCAGTAATTAGCAATGACAATAAACAAGATATAAGCAAGTACATACATGCAATACTGAATCTTCGATTCACAAAACAAACAGTGTttattaaaattgtttcaaaaaagaagaagcattTAACACAGACCTTGACTTCCCTAATGGCATCCATCAAATCAAGAACAGGACGCTTCTCGTTCTTCTTCTCCGGCATAATCAACATAGGAAACGGAATCACAACTTTCTCCTCCTCAGCCGCAACCCTAAAAGGTGTCCTCCAAGCTCGACTCTCCGCCTGAATTTTTCTACTTTCCCTCGCCATCTCCTCGCTTTCTTGATCCCTCGCCTCCCCCACACGATCCTCAGGGAGAGGAGCCACACGCGTAGGATACGAGATGGGTGAGATGTTGGGTACGTCTTTGACATAACGGAGATCCTCCCGGCTCAACGTGGATCGAGTGCCTTCTTCCGGTGGAGTAGACTGAAGGGTTTGGCCTGGTTGTGGTGGGTCTTTGGGCTTGGGGGCGTAGGAGACTGGTTGAATGGGGAGGGATTGAGAGTCAGaggaagaagaataagaagaagagAGAGATCTATAGAGAGGAAGGAAACGAGAAGATGAAAAATGGGGTAGTGAAAGGCGGCGTGACTGAGAGAGGAGGAGCTTGAAGCCggccattttttttgtttatgcaACTGCTGTAGCTGTGGTAGGAGGAGGAGAAGGGAAGGGGTTTTTGGCTGTTGGGGTTTTAGATTCCcaatttagggtttatggttaaTATTACATTtggtatttaaaatttcattcaatgttcaatttgataccgagttttttttctcaatttgatacttaagtttgcatcaatatttaatttggtacctaGACTAAGCAATACCATGTGGCCAAATAAACATTTGACACGTGTTCTCTAGTGAATAAAACATAGGTttataattggaaaaaaaaaaccctaaatatcTAATTGAAAAAACTAAGTCTTAAATTGAACATTGAAACTGAATTAAGATACTCAATTGAAGCAAAACAGCTCatatactaaattaaatattaaaataaaattcaagtaccaaataatatatttacCTTAATAATATCATTTGAAATTAGTATTACTAACactaataatatcaaattcaatgaGAGGCATCTATATTTATCAATACTAATATTTCAATGATTGATTAAATTGATCTCACCTGTCAATcatcttaatttatttaataaattatcaaaaatccattcattttataaagtaattattattattataaataatatttttatattgatatataaaatctaaaaaaaaaatacacgcattgtagattttttttttatcaaaatttcattaaaaacataaaacagGGGACTATAGGAAGTTCTTTAGTTCATTCGGAATACACATGTTAGGtagaattaaaatttcaagattttaagATATCGATAGATTCAAGTacgtttttaaatttaatttttattcttaattatctaaaatgataaattttgatttattaaattttacatttctAACAACGTCGTTATTGGTGGTTCTCATCATATTCTCACACACACAATATCATtccataaacaaaaaaaatttctacCTTTTTGAAAAATCCGATTACTtcaagatttccaaaggttccaaCATAATCACAAACTTAGATTAATACCCGAGAAAGTTCCGAACTCAGGAAGTTCTTGATTAATCTTCATCCACCAACTTGTAAAAGATGCAGACCCCATTACAAGATTCGATCCTAACACATCATAATTTTTAATAtctcaaatttaccatttcatctaaaatttcatttaaaattatttttttataaatatattcttTACCATTTTTTTGACCCACGTCGTATTTACaccataattaattataaaaaaaataatgtaaagtGAAAATTTACTATTCAAtccctaaaaaattattatagtttatatttaatgtatttatttataataaacaaaataacaataACAGAATATACTATATCTAtgagaaatgattgtatgaaataaatatattatccATTTTCAATAGTTTAATGTCACATCAGTAATTTAATAATGAATTTCAAGATTTtcatttggatttgatttttttttcagaatGAAAAAATTGATTTGGTATTAAACTATTAGAAAATAGATACAAAATTATGGATTTTATACAATCCTTACCCTATATCTATATAAGATGTTTATATTTGTTTACTTATTTGCTCAAATAACTTTTAAATTCACCTTCtgctatttaaaatatttttttattcgattttttttataacaattcATGTTTAGTATTCATAAATcacatattcaaataaaatacgataataaattactttttaaaactttcatatttcacATAACATCAAAGCCTCATTCAAGTATGATACAAGTAACACAATTAGATATAGAAGCAAGTTAAATCATATATGCTGGTAATAATTAAGGTGGGTATATATTCTCTTGGCACATGCATTGCCACACTTGAGGGTAGTACTCATTCTCTTCTATCTCCGCCGCCCGAACCGATACTTCGACCGGCATACACGGCTCGCACTGCTTGCACTTTGAATCACAAGAAGCTGGTAAAGATCCAGGCCTTCTAGTCCCAGCAATCAGCCCCAAATTTTCCTGCACAGTATATAACCATATCCACCATTCAAACAACATTTCAACAAGGGAAATCAACAGTGAACTAGAGATGTACCGACCGGAGAAGGTGACGGTGAGCCGGCTAGTTCGCGAGAGTGAACGGAGATGGAAGAACCTAGAACGGTAAGCAAGAGGGTAGTGATGAAAATGGTGGTAATTTTCTTTCTGTGTTCCATAGAGAACTATTTGGAAGGTAACTCATGGAATGGCAATTATTTATACATAAGAGAGAATATGGAgtagttgaaaattttgatactgTATGATGAAGAAATGGTCAAAATGATCTCAACTAAAACTGAAATTATCATCATCAGTAAGGTTTGGAACAGCATAAGCCATGTGCTCTTCCAGATATGTAAAACTGCCAGTGATGGTTTTTGAATCCTTAAGGGAAAAGATGATTTCACAATTTTCAGATGTGGAATGGAGATTGTTTGTTGGTGTATATCGAGACCCGATTGATTCAATATTGATAtcatttgaattgattttttgttCCGTGGTTTTAAATAAGTTTGTCATCATTTTCGAATAAGTGGGAACAACATGATCAACATGATAGCATACATAAGAAATTGTTAACCAAAAGTTAATCAATcattttttttaggcataatgatttatttggccccttaattttactaaaaaaatattttagttctcCATTTAACTTTTCATCtcttttagcccttaaatttgtattgtttatcAAGGCAACCCAAAATGGACTGTAACAAGGGTTAatttttggtcttttttttaattttaaaattaaaattattaaaaagtataaaaattataaattaatttttaatttttaaaaaattaattaattgttaaggTAGACTATCACGTGGATGTCAAATTAGCAATgttaacaaacattaatttttctattcattttggagtgatttgacaaataacgcaaattcaataactaaaagagacaaaaaattaaatacaggactaaaataattttttgtaaagttaaagagtcaaataaattattataccaTTTTCCTAAACCGATTTCCATTTTATTTGGGCACCTATCAACATTGGTTGCAAATTATAACGTTGTATTTATCAATTTCAAGTAAAATGTTAAAAGCAAGggtttttttccaaatttatgaaataaaaagattTATTAGCAAAATATATTGGGTTATAGATTAATTACCCCCCAACTTCAAAGTTGGCACCTCCAAGTGCGgtcttctttatatattttttcttagcTCAATGAAAAAGGGGAAAATATCATAATAGTCCCCGTATCTTAACAAACTTTCATGATAACTAAGTTTAGTTAGTTTCAGTTGTTTTTTATTCAGTTTCCAACTTTCCATTCAATATTAATAGGTTTCGAGCCCCAGTATTTGGTGAGAACTACAAGTAAAtatggaaattatgagaaaattaTGAGGGACCATTTGTGATATTATTTCCCTTTTAGTCCAAAGCATAGAAACAAGCTGTTGTTACGCTCAACTAAAAGAAAGGAATAATATCACAAATGGTCCCTtataaatttattacaatttcaagataaactttttaaaagaagaaattaataaaattaatgtgATATTTACTTATAGTTCCCACCAAAATCTTGGCTTGAAACCTGTCAATATTGTATTGAAACCAGGAAAATGAAACAATTGAAACTAACtaaatttaattgttatggatttttgataaaatatagagactatttatgatattttcctattttttatttcagccccaatatatatatatagaagacGGCACTTGGAGGTGCCAACTTTTAactgaaaaaatatttttgaaaagtttggtttaaactTTGAATGTTTAGCATTGCTattaaaaagtacttttgagaaataaaatgtctattttagacataTTATTATCAAGTAGACCTGCTCATGGGTAGGGCTACTCAGCttggcccgaaggcccgcctgaaatgtgggagggtttgggcaaaaatataggctcgaaaatgggtttggacaaaaaaaattaggcccgtttaaaaaatgagccaggcctcgggtaaggtatttttggcccaggcctggcccgaattcactaaatgacaaaaattctacttttttttaatgttattttcttattgttttctccctattttgctatcatattactattagttgctcctaatttgtttttattatttggatattgtataaaattaattaagcaTTAAAAGTGCTTTTGATTTTGGGagaggaaaaattaaaaatttcagtcAAAAGCAGCTTGTTTAACTCAACTTTTCTTCCAAAAGGGTTTTTGGAGCaagaagtgtttttttttaagtctatcactaattaatttatttttttcaaatcattataatagaatatttttttcaaatatatattttttccgaACTCATTATGATAGaatattttcaaatcaaataaagcatttttaacatattcaacatataatatagttttattttatttaatcaacACAAAgtatcattatttaaaataacaattaattaacataattaattctaatattaattaagtgataattgagatgctttaaattttattcagtaataatctattttatatcaataaaattagcacaacttCTACCTagcattttaattaataattgtaaatgaaattttaattacttttttaactAGGTTATTCTCACAACTTTaacttttaataaattataatattttttacaaaaattataattatttttaaaagttccaactttttaatttttaaatattagtttaataatatattaaaataaataatattttcgtgttttataaatattataaattataaatatatattcgtTGTTACATATTTTAACAGTCAAAGGAGTTAATAGGGAGAATAAATGTTTTGCTTGCCTTCATGTGAAAGGTTAGAATAGAAATATGAGTGACCCAAAAATCAAGCCCAGGCTTGAAGAAGAATACGGTCTACATAATTGAAAAGGAAGAATGAAGCTCTGAAAGAAAAAGtccttttttaagaaaaataaaaggtataatttttttctagcCCTCcaatgttataaaaaaaatttattttagttctccaattaatttcactttttttaactcttgaatttatattttttgtcaaataatCTCAAAATGTATGGAAAAAGTTAACTCTACTGACGTGacatacaaataatttatatttaattattttttatattttttaatttttaaaaataattttctacttttat
Protein-coding sequences here:
- the LOC107886948 gene encoding EPIDERMAL PATTERNING FACTOR-like protein 4, producing the protein MEHRKKITTIFITTLLLTVLGSSISVHSRELAGSPSPSPENLGLIAGTRRPGSLPASCDSKCKQCEPCMPVEVSVRAAEIEENEYYPQVWQCMCQENIYPP
- the LOC107886943 gene encoding 50S ribosomal protein L1 encodes the protein MAGFKLLLSQSRRLSLPHFSSSRFLPLYRSLSSSYSSSSDSQSLPIQPVSYAPKPKDPPQPGQTLQSTPPEEGTRSTLSREDLRYVKDVPNISPISYPTRVAPLPEDRVGEARDQESEEMARESRKIQAESRAWRTPFRVAAEEEKVVIPFPMLIMPEKKNEKRPVLDLMDAIREVKGNAKANFDETVEAHVRLGIDQKRSELIVRGTMALPHGAKKEVKVAVFAEGADADDARAAGADIVGGVDLIEEIASTGKVDFDRCFSTHSFMKRLYKISKILNQHGLMPNPKQGTVTKDVTKAVKEAKQGQVKFRMDKTSIVHVGIGKVSLSEEFLRDNVGAFMNSLLLAKPAGLKKTSKYAGYVNSFHICSTMGPGFRVSIQSLSRAADHYSKVYLNA